The nucleotide window TCTGAGCTTATATGAGACTGAGGGTGTGACAATTGTCATACCATGTCACCATCAtttaatggtaaaaaaaaattatggtgcATAAAATTTGAGTTAGTGTGTTCAAAGGTTGACGAGTGATCCAATGAGGAAGAGCACATGATTTTGGGGCAGTGAGAGTTTAATCAATCTTTGACTAAATCCTAAAGCTAATAAGCAGAGGCCACCACATAAGCATTTGGCTAAGTACACAGCTACCTTGCTGCACATAAATATCAGTATTTCATGTGCGCATTCTTATTGTTCTGCTCATGTGCCTCATACTTTGCACCATTCCCTATAACTTGTTTCATCTCTCTCttctaccttgattcttttttaTAACGATAATGTTCAGATCAATTTATATACACAcacttaaataattatattttattgagtATTTACTACTTTCCGTTTGCACTAATTTGTCCTACTTTTATTAAGATTTTAAGGTAAAATCTCACCTTACTCATTTGAGTTTTGGTAAACGGATAAGGATCTATGTTAAACCTCTTTTATTGTCTGGAAGACTGAAGggatataaatttaatttaatttaattttaaaaaaaaaggttggtAGAGAAACTAAATTGATCAAGTGAACATTGGAATGAGTAAGATATAGAACACACTcaagtaattaattaagatgATACTACTATACTCCAATATGAGTATTTAAACAAGGCAAGATTAAAGATTGAAGTGTGTGCGCACGTGCATACACGTGTGTATATCTGTTGGAAGCTCCCAAATAGGTCATATGCACACGTGCATACATGTGTGTGTGAGTCCGTGTTAAAATCAAAATGAGCTCATGTGACTTCCCTTTCGTAATAAATGTCTAAATGATCTTTATCGAAAATTTACTcacatttgatatttatatcatACTAATTCATAATAACTAATACATTcttatctcaatatattaatatatcttagtataaatagtgactatgtatgtataattttttattgatcACTAAGTCATTCTCAGTGAACCCTCGTTCTAGCCTTGGGGTAAgagtttaaattaaattattagtttaaatatattactatattatatagTACTAAAGTGCAAACATAGAGTTTTCTTGGAGATAAAAACGAAGTTAACAGACATAATCTGATGTCTGAAGCATTCCACGTCAGATTCTTGTCTGAGCATATGGCCATTTGAACTTtttaacataatattattttaatactaAATATATACACACTTGAATTCAAGTCCCACTTGCTTTTTAAAACTTAAGTACTATTACAAACTTTATTACTTTTACTGGCAAAAAGAGTTAGAGCACGATAcatttttagataaaaatagtcaaatgtTGTACCTTAATTTTGACTCGATTCGCTGACTAAACTGACTGCTAATTAATTAGTACTCTATAATCTAACATTAGTTAATCAAATTCCCACAGTTCTCCATTGGATCCAAATTCCAGTGTATATATCTGACGCTAATATGGCCTAATGCCTCAAAAAATATCTCTATTTATGATAAGTTGTTTGAAATACCACTTTTTTCGAGTAGATGCTATTCTTAATATAATCCACACAAAAACTAATAGTATGCATGTACCCTTTCTCAACTGAGCTCATAGTTGCTAATTCTATCATCAATCATAACTGGTTGAAGACATAATTTTCTAACAATTGACATTTCTATTTAACAAAACAAGGTATGCTTCTTCATATTGAATCCTCGCATTATGTGAGTGTATATTAGGCATTTTAAGTCtgtctctctctatatataaaaatctttatcgtaaatttaaaatatttaatacacTCATATACGCTGCTTCAGGTGTAATACTCACAAGACCAACGGAGAAGCCACATGCAACCAATGAAGAGGGTACAATTAACTTCCCTTCCTTTTAAGAGATTACACGAtgcatgtcattatttgtaaatttgaaatttttgaaccTCCTTATTAACAGTTATTGATTCCGTCACAACCTATAATGACTCCGTAATTGATTCTGTCACAACATATAATGACTCCGTAATTGATATTGTCACAACCTATAATGATCCCGTAATTGTACAAatttactagaataaatatttatatatatatacatatatacataattattagTTTTCAATAATAGCAGCCAAAATTAAATTGGTAGTGGGAAGAAGAAATTAATAAAAGGATAGAGGCTAGAGTTGTCCAAATACTGAGGAAGATTGAAAAGTGTACCTTTTCTTCTGTTTTAAAACGTATTCAGTGCCTCGCTGTCCACCATGTGATAACGTTGTGGCTCCGTTCCCATCCATTCCATCAATTTCTTCTCTTACAAATACACCCATATTActtaaccccccccccccccccccccNccccccccccccccccccttaatAAAACGGGTGGATAAGTTGAACCCATCATTTTTGACACGGAATATAATATTGTTGATGATGACTTAAGACGGGTCGATACATACAAGTCGAAGCATGATTGATAAATTTTTAGGCTGACACGCTTTTAAAAATGAGGTGTGGGTCCAAAATGAACGATACATGTCATGAGCTTGAGTCgcaatataaaaacaaaaaattatacactataatttaaaaaatgcatTAAATTTAGTGATAAGAATCTTAAAAGTTTGAATTCTGAATCCGCGTAGTGTTAGTGTACACCTCTTTGTCAATGCCTAACTGTCATTTTTTGATTGATTCATATATATGGGAGAATAGAGTGCTTGGGTACAAAACAGGTCTAGGATTTCAGCCTTGATtctcttttggtcttttccaatCTCCTCTCTCATTTTTGGCCTTTTTCTCTTAAAAACCCCACACTTATGTTAAAAAGGACTAAATAGATAGAGTTAAGAGAGACGTGTCACATATTTCTTGGACTATTTAGCAACAACAAAGGGTGTCACTACTCACTACTAACAATACTTGTCTAGTGCTTTTGCTCATCATTCccaaacaccaaaaaaaaacttCCCATTTGgttttcttgaatttattttttttagacatacaaaaaaatcaaaatggatTATGGTAATTCAGAATGTAGTAGTGGTTGTGAGTCTGGTTGGACTTTATACTTAGAAAATTCTTATTTAACTTCTTGTAAAGGTGAAAAGAGTTTAAAGcaaaaacaagaagaaacagaggaagaagaagaagaagatttgtCAATGGTATCTGATGCATCTTCAGGACCTCCAAATTTTCACCAAGAAGAAGAATATGGACATAATACTATTATTAATGGTGGCCATTATTATGCACCAATTAGTAATCCAAAGAGGCAGAAAGCTAAggataaaaaacaaaaacaaaaacaaaaacaactttctGTACTTGATGATACAGCTAGCTCACCTATCTTTGATTTCTCCAATGTAAgttttttttgctaaaaatacATTTATGTCTTACATTAATTAAAGAATGTGACATTTTTTACCTATTGTTTGTTACAGAACAATTTCAgtaatatcaacaacaacaccaCAAAGTCAGTGGAAAATAATGTATTGGATTTTTCACAAGGTTATTCTGCAACACACTTTCAGGTACTTAAAACAATTTGTGCATGtattaacatttattttttgaaaaaaaaaataatactaataattattttaatgcaGGGGAGATCTACATACCAAGAACACTATGGTTATTTCCAGTCATCGTTACTACCTGGAAAcaaattgcaagaaaatcagTAAGTTctgttttcccttttttttggCTCTCTTATTTTTCGAATAAATGGTAGCCTTGGAGCAACAGTAAACTCATCACAATCATGCTAAAATAGGATGTTTTGTGCACCGAGCCGCTCTTTTATTTTaccacaaataaattattttgatgatttaactaatatattttttctttttttttcctgaatAGATGGTTTGAAGAGAAGAGGTGGGGATAATTGCTatcagttaaaaaaaaatgctgaTGTTAAATTGCAGCCAAGTGAATGTTTAGAAAGTGGGAAGGAGTTAAATTTGTCAAAGCAAAAGGAATTGAATCTCTAAAGGGATTcttgttccttttctttttctgttttttttttcttttagctgTCAATGCATTGGGAAACAgctttaagagaaaaaaatgggAATTAATT belongs to Solanum stenotomum isolate F172 chromosome 1, ASM1918654v1, whole genome shotgun sequence and includes:
- the LOC125878384 gene encoding protein SOB FIVE-LIKE 5, whose protein sequence is MDYGNSECSSGCESGWTLYLENSYLTSCKGEKSLKQKQEETEEEEEEDLSMVSDASSGPPNFHQEEEYGHNTIINGGHYYAPISNPKRQKAKDKKQKQKQKQLSVLDDTASSPIFDFSNNNFSNINNNTTKSVENNVLDFSQGYSATHFQGRSTYQEHYGYFQSSLLPGNKLQENQWFEEKRWG